A window of uncultured Litoreibacter sp. contains these coding sequences:
- the pyrC gene encoding dihydroorotase, translated as MTTLTIRRPDDWHLHLRDGEMLKGVLPETARHFARAIIMPNLVPPVVTAKDAAEYRDRIMAAKPDNSDFQPLMTLYLTEDTNVKDLRAAHEIGLITAVKLYPAGATTNSASGVKDFKNVRRQLETMAQIGLPLCIHGEVTDPDVDIFDREAVFIDTILDPLRRDIPGLRVISEHITTKDGVDYIRENKDIAATITTHHLVINRNHILVGGIKPHYYCLPVAKREQHRLALVEAATSGDPHFFLGTDSAPHTDDLKEHACGCAGCFTATNTLSILAEVFEQEGKLGTLEKFTSLNGPAFYKLPANQDTITLTKGDPVTYPAKIDTGAGPVTVFDPLMPLHWRVT; from the coding sequence ATGACCACACTCACCATCCGCCGCCCCGACGATTGGCACCTGCACTTGCGCGACGGCGAAATGCTGAAGGGCGTGCTGCCCGAAACCGCCCGCCACTTCGCCCGAGCGATCATCATGCCCAATCTGGTCCCGCCCGTGGTCACCGCCAAAGACGCTGCCGAATACCGCGACCGGATCATGGCCGCCAAGCCCGACAATTCCGACTTCCAGCCGCTGATGACGCTCTATCTGACGGAAGACACGAACGTCAAAGACCTGCGCGCCGCGCATGAGATCGGGCTGATTACAGCCGTGAAACTCTACCCGGCTGGCGCCACCACCAACTCCGCCTCGGGCGTCAAGGACTTCAAGAATGTGCGCCGCCAGTTGGAAACCATGGCCCAGATCGGCCTGCCGCTTTGCATCCATGGCGAGGTCACCGACCCTGACGTGGATATCTTCGACCGCGAAGCCGTGTTCATCGACACGATCCTTGATCCCCTGCGCCGCGACATTCCCGGGCTGCGCGTGATCTCCGAACATATCACCACCAAAGACGGCGTCGACTACATCCGCGAAAACAAAGACATAGCCGCCACCATCACAACGCATCACTTGGTCATCAACCGCAACCACATCCTGGTTGGCGGCATCAAGCCGCACTATTACTGCCTTCCCGTCGCCAAACGCGAACAGCACCGCCTGGCACTGGTCGAGGCCGCCACATCAGGCGATCCGCACTTCTTCCTCGGCACAGACTCAGCCCCCCACACAGATGACCTAAAAGAGCACGCCTGCGGCTGTGCAGGCTGCTTCACCGCCACCAACACGCTCTCCATCCTCGCCGAGGTGTTTGAGCAAGAGGGCAAGCTCGGCACCCTCGAAAAATTTACCTCCCTCAACGGCCCCGCCTTCTACAAGCTGCCCGCCAATCAGGACACGATTACCCTGACCAAAGGCGACCCCGTCACCTACCCCGCCAAGATCGACACCGGCGCAGGCCCCGTAACGGTGTTCGACCCGCTCATGCCGCTGCATTGGCGCGTGACCTGA
- a CDS encoding orotate phosphoribosyltransferase, producing the protein MIPSSYPSKEEIARLSAAMLLEIKAVNFNTRDPFILASGLPSPSYIDCRKLISYPRIRSTLMDFLTVTIMRNAGFEAFDNIAGGETAGIPFAALVAERMALPMTYVRKKPKGYGRNARIEGEMSEGQSALLVEDMTTDGGSKLSFVDAIRDTGATCAHTAVIFYYDIFPETISKLGDHGVTLHHLCTWWDVLAVAKEQEAFDAETLAEVEKFLKAPREWQKAWQEANPA; encoded by the coding sequence ATGATCCCCTCTTCCTACCCCAGCAAAGAAGAAATCGCCCGCCTCTCCGCCGCCATGCTGCTGGAAATCAAGGCGGTGAATTTCAACACGCGCGACCCCTTCATCCTCGCTTCCGGCCTGCCATCCCCCAGCTATATCGACTGCCGCAAGCTCATCTCGTACCCCCGCATCCGCTCCACCCTGATGGACTTCCTCACCGTCACCATCATGCGCAACGCAGGGTTCGAGGCATTCGACAACATCGCCGGCGGGGAAACGGCGGGCATCCCCTTCGCGGCCCTCGTCGCCGAACGCATGGCGCTGCCCATGACCTATGTGCGCAAGAAACCCAAAGGCTACGGGCGCAACGCGCGTATTGAGGGCGAAATGTCAGAAGGCCAGAGCGCCCTGCTGGTCGAAGACATGACCACCGATGGCGGCTCCAAGCTCTCCTTCGTGGACGCTATCCGTGACACCGGTGCGACCTGCGCCCACACCGCCGTCATCTTCTATTATGACATCTTCCCTGAAACGATTTCCAAGCTCGGCGATCACGGCGTTACCCTGCATCACCTGTGCACTTGGTGGGACGTGCTGGCCGTGGCCAAAGAGCAAGAGGCCTTTGACGCAGAGACATTGGCAGAGGTCGAGAAATTTCTCAAAGCCCCGCGCGAATGGCAGAAGGCCTGGCAGGAGGCCAATCCGGCCTAG
- a CDS encoding replicative DNA helicase has translation MNDMSNMQGEPAGTEAVAALPHNIEAEQQLLGAILTNNDVMDRVASIVSPEHFFDPVHRRIFETAAARIHKNLLVSPVTLKPYFEEDEGLKELGGPAYLVRLQGASISAFAARDYAQMVYDLAIRRELIELGEEISAKAQTVDTESDPKSQIVDAEQRLYALGEEGKSDSGFQSFLKAVTDAVQVANNAYMREGGMAGTSTGLTDLDKKLGGLHRSDLLILAGRPSMGKTSLATNIAFNIAKAYKKGMTDQGVEGAIEGGSVGFFSLEMSAEQLAARVLSEASEVPSEQIRKGDMTETEFRRFVEAAKSLESCPLFIDDTPALPISQLAARARRLKRTHGLDVIIVDYLQLVRPATAKDSRVNEVSEITQGLKAIAKELDIPVIALSQLSRQVENREDKRPQLSDLRESGSIEQDADVVMFVYREEYYKEREKPGDHDLEKMAVWQQEMENLHGKAEVVIGKQRHGPIGTVELSFEGRYTRFGNLVKPWQNDGGGGEEF, from the coding sequence ATGAATGATATGAGCAATATGCAAGGGGAACCTGCGGGTACCGAGGCCGTCGCCGCGCTACCCCATAACATCGAGGCTGAACAGCAGCTCCTCGGCGCAATTCTGACCAATAACGACGTCATGGACCGGGTCGCCTCCATCGTCTCGCCAGAACATTTCTTCGACCCTGTGCACCGCCGCATTTTTGAAACCGCCGCTGCGCGCATCCACAAAAACCTGCTGGTCTCCCCCGTCACCTTGAAACCCTATTTCGAGGAAGACGAGGGCCTCAAAGAACTCGGCGGCCCCGCCTATCTCGTCCGCCTGCAAGGCGCGTCCATCTCTGCCTTCGCGGCCCGCGACTACGCGCAAATGGTGTACGATCTCGCCATCCGTCGCGAGTTGATCGAGCTTGGCGAAGAAATCTCCGCCAAGGCACAAACCGTCGACACGGAAAGCGACCCCAAAAGCCAAATCGTCGACGCCGAACAGCGCCTCTACGCGCTGGGCGAGGAAGGCAAATCCGACAGCGGGTTCCAAAGCTTTCTCAAAGCCGTCACCGACGCGGTGCAGGTCGCCAACAACGCCTATATGCGCGAAGGCGGCATGGCGGGCACCTCTACCGGCCTCACCGATCTCGACAAGAAACTCGGCGGGCTGCACCGCTCTGACCTTTTGATCCTTGCCGGGCGTCCCTCCATGGGCAAAACCTCGTTGGCCACCAACATCGCGTTCAACATCGCCAAGGCCTACAAGAAAGGCATGACCGATCAGGGCGTCGAGGGCGCGATCGAAGGCGGCTCCGTCGGGTTCTTCTCGCTTGAGATGTCCGCCGAACAGCTGGCAGCCCGCGTGCTGTCCGAGGCTTCCGAGGTCCCTTCTGAACAAATCCGCAAAGGCGACATGACCGAGACCGAATTCCGCCGCTTCGTCGAAGCCGCGAAATCGCTGGAATCCTGTCCTCTGTTCATCGACGACACACCTGCCCTGCCGATCAGCCAGCTTGCTGCCCGTGCCCGTCGGCTGAAGCGCACGCACGGCCTCGACGTCATTATCGTCGACTACCTGCAGCTGGTCCGCCCCGCGACCGCCAAGGACAGCCGCGTCAACGAGGTGTCCGAAATCACCCAAGGCCTGAAAGCCATTGCCAAGGAACTCGACATCCCCGTCATTGCCCTGTCGCAGCTATCGCGACAGGTCGAAAACCGCGAAGACAAGCGCCCGCAGCTTTCAGACCTGCGCGAATCCGGCTCGATCGAGCAGGACGCCGACGTCGTGATGTTCGTCTACCGCGAGGAATACTACAAAGAGCGGGAAAAACCCGGAGACCATGACTTGGAGAAAATGGCCGTCTGGCAGCAGGAAATGGAAAATCTGCACGGCAAGGCCGAGGTCGTCATCGGCAAGCAGCGCCACGGCCCCATTGGCACGGTCGAGCTTTCATTCGAGGGCCGCTACACCCGCTTCGGCAATCTCGTCAAACCATGGCAGAACGACGGCGGCGGCGGCGAGGAATTCTAG
- the der gene encoding ribosome biogenesis GTPase Der, whose product MSFTLAIVGRPNVGKSTLFNRLVGKRLALVDDQPGVTRDLREGAARLGDLKFTVIDTAGLEMATDESLQGRMRMLTERAVGMADACLFLVDARDGVLPADEIFADILRKKNAHVILGANKAEGKAGEAGMMEAYSLGLGTPIGLSAEHGEGMADLAAELRPLMEAHAETAPAAEPEVEVTLHEEDEEAEHEYVAPSTSKPLQIAVVGRPNAGKSTLINQILGEDRLLTGPEAGITRDAISVVTNWGGVPTRIFDTAGMRKKAKVQEKLEKLSVSDGLRAVKFAEVVVVVLDVDIPFEQQDLRIADLAEREGRAVVIAVNKWDMEGAKQEKLRDLKEQFTRLLPQLKGAPLITVSALTGRGLERLREAILEAHEVWNRRVSTSQLNRWLVGMLEQHPPPAPQGKRIKLRYMTQAKARPPGFVVMCSHPDLLPASYSRYLVNGLREDFDMPGTPIRMFLRSQADANPYKNRKKAAPSKLRKHLDGRKPD is encoded by the coding sequence ATGTCCTTTACCCTTGCCATAGTAGGCCGCCCGAATGTGGGCAAATCGACCTTGTTCAACCGGCTGGTTGGCAAGCGTCTGGCGCTGGTGGATGACCAGCCCGGCGTCACCCGCGACCTGCGCGAAGGCGCCGCGCGGCTGGGCGATCTGAAGTTCACCGTGATCGACACGGCCGGGCTTGAGATGGCCACCGACGAGTCGCTGCAGGGCCGGATGCGGATGCTGACCGAACGCGCCGTGGGCATGGCGGATGCCTGCCTGTTTCTGGTGGACGCCCGCGACGGGGTGCTGCCAGCGGACGAGATCTTCGCCGACATCCTGCGCAAGAAGAACGCGCATGTGATCCTTGGGGCCAACAAGGCCGAAGGGAAAGCCGGCGAGGCCGGGATGATGGAGGCCTATTCACTTGGCCTTGGCACGCCAATTGGGCTGTCTGCGGAGCATGGTGAAGGCATGGCCGATCTGGCCGCCGAGCTGCGCCCCTTGATGGAGGCGCATGCCGAAACCGCACCGGCGGCGGAACCTGAGGTGGAGGTGACGCTTCATGAAGAAGACGAAGAGGCGGAACATGAATATGTTGCGCCAAGTACCTCTAAACCTTTGCAAATCGCCGTGGTGGGGCGCCCAAACGCGGGCAAGTCGACGCTGATCAACCAGATCCTGGGCGAGGACCGCCTGCTAACCGGCCCAGAGGCCGGGATCACCCGCGATGCCATTTCCGTCGTGACCAATTGGGGCGGCGTGCCGACCCGCATCTTTGACACGGCGGGCATGCGCAAGAAGGCCAAGGTGCAGGAGAAGCTTGAGAAGCTCAGCGTCTCCGACGGGTTGCGCGCGGTGAAATTCGCCGAGGTCGTGGTGGTGGTGCTGGACGTGGATATCCCGTTTGAGCAACAGGACCTGCGCATCGCCGATCTGGCCGAACGTGAGGGCCGCGCAGTAGTGATCGCGGTTAACAAATGGGACATGGAGGGGGCGAAGCAGGAAAAGCTGCGCGACCTGAAGGAACAATTCACCCGGCTGCTACCGCAGTTGAAGGGCGCCCCGCTGATTACGGTCTCCGCTCTGACCGGGCGCGGCTTAGAGCGGCTGCGCGAGGCCATTCTGGAGGCGCATGAGGTATGGAACCGCCGCGTCAGCACCTCGCAGCTGAACCGCTGGCTGGTGGGCATGTTGGAGCAACACCCGCCGCCCGCACCGCAGGGCAAACGCATCAAGCTACGCTACATGACGCAGGCCAAGGCCCGCCCGCCGGGGTTCGTGGTGATGTGTTCGCATCCTGATCTGCTACCTGCGAGTTATTCGCGCTATCTGGTGAACGGCCTGCGCGAGGATTTTGACATGCCGGGCACGCCGATCCGCATGTTCCTGCGCTCTCAGGCCGACGCCAACCCATACAAGAACCGCAAGAAGGCGGCGCCGTCGAAGCTGCGCAAGCATTTGGATGGGCGCAAGCCTGACTAA
- a CDS encoding PQQ-binding-like beta-propeller repeat protein has protein sequence MKTSTKAFLGLLLLGVAACADRELILDGERFDIRDGLPKVDENGDRIEAVDDAPAARAFAAPAQINHASWTHRGGDNTHNVQHPALNRALTPVFSVDIGQGHGRKSRITADPVVAGGRIFTMDSASRVQATGSDGQVLWARQLVPASDKDRDASGGGLAFGENIVFAATGFGELIALDPTSGATVWRQKLDAPVTSSPTVSDGKVYVITRDSGGWALDVKNGRILWQLSGAPSEATLIGGSGPVVANRVAILPFGSGELVAALKSSGLRVWGSAVAGQRRGRAYSNISDITGDPVLSDGVLYAANSGGRVVALKPGSGERIWTANEGAYSPVLPAGDSVFMLSDQGELLRLDRETGERIWAERLPYFVNRKVKRREAVYAHYGPILAGGRLLVASNDGLIRSYDPATGALVGTTPLKGGAASNPVIVNGTLYIVTEKGQLAAFR, from the coding sequence GTGAAAACCTCAACAAAGGCATTCCTGGGTCTGCTGCTTCTGGGCGTTGCCGCCTGCGCCGACCGCGAACTTATTCTGGACGGCGAGCGCTTCGACATTCGCGACGGCCTGCCCAAGGTCGACGAAAATGGCGACCGGATCGAGGCCGTTGATGACGCGCCCGCGGCGCGGGCCTTCGCTGCACCCGCTCAGATCAACCACGCCAGCTGGACCCATCGGGGTGGGGACAACACCCACAACGTCCAGCATCCGGCGCTAAACCGCGCGCTGACACCGGTCTTCTCGGTCGATATTGGCCAGGGGCACGGCCGCAAGTCGCGGATCACCGCGGACCCTGTCGTTGCAGGCGGGCGCATCTTCACCATGGACAGCGCCAGCCGTGTTCAGGCCACCGGCTCGGACGGGCAGGTGTTGTGGGCGCGCCAATTGGTTCCCGCCTCAGACAAGGACCGAGACGCCTCTGGCGGCGGTCTGGCATTTGGGGAAAACATCGTTTTCGCGGCCACCGGATTTGGGGAACTGATCGCGTTGGATCCTACCTCGGGGGCCACTGTTTGGCGCCAGAAGCTGGACGCGCCTGTCACATCGTCCCCAACCGTCTCGGACGGCAAGGTTTATGTCATCACCCGCGATAGCGGCGGCTGGGCGCTGGACGTCAAGAACGGCCGCATCCTGTGGCAGCTTTCCGGCGCACCCAGCGAAGCGACGCTGATTGGCGGGTCAGGCCCCGTGGTGGCGAACCGTGTTGCGATCCTGCCTTTCGGGTCTGGCGAACTGGTTGCCGCGCTGAAATCTTCAGGTCTGCGCGTTTGGGGGTCTGCTGTGGCCGGGCAACGCCGTGGCCGCGCCTATTCCAACATTTCCGACATCACCGGCGACCCTGTCTTGTCAGACGGCGTGCTTTATGCGGCCAATTCCGGTGGGCGCGTCGTTGCGCTGAAACCGGGGTCAGGTGAGCGCATCTGGACCGCCAACGAGGGCGCCTATTCTCCGGTGCTGCCGGCGGGCGATTCCGTGTTCATGCTGTCGGATCAGGGCGAGCTGCTGCGGCTGGACCGGGAAACCGGCGAACGCATCTGGGCCGAGCGCCTGCCATATTTTGTTAATCGCAAGGTAAAGCGGCGGGAAGCGGTCTATGCCCATTACGGTCCAATTCTTGCCGGCGGGCGGCTGTTGGTGGCGTCCAATGACGGGCTGATCCGCAGCTATGACCCGGCCACGGGCGCTTTGGTTGGCACCACCCCGTTAAAGGGTGGCGCGGCGTCAAACCCGGTGATCGTCAATGGCACGCTGTATATTGTCACCGAAAAGGGGCAACTCGCCGCTTTCCGTTGA
- a CDS encoding efflux RND transporter periplasmic adaptor subunit, whose translation MRPTPIIIAIIVASALYMLVFERDRLLSFAASDTEEVAPQETVEAEAEPAAEDAASDIRVVSVVALKSQATQIDSAVLVRGRTEAARQIEVRAETSGLVESEPLRKGSYVEAGQLMCEIDPGTRLTALAEAEARVPEAQSRIPEAQARVPEAEGRLAEARARLEEALINDNAAQKLSEDGFASETRVAGTRATVSAARASVQAAVAGLEAAKAGIESARAGVRSAEASVASARKEIDRLDVKAPFSGLLETDTAELGALLQPGSPCATIIQLDPIKLVGFVPENEVAKITTGAMAGARLVSGREVAGRVTFLSRSSDPETRTFRVEVQVPNPDLQIRDGQTAEIIIASEGKTAHLIPASAMTLNDEGTLGVRLAVDGKAQFAPVTILRDTVDGMWVDGLAEQADIIVVGQEYVIDNVAIDVTYREAKG comes from the coding sequence ATGCGCCCAACACCAATTATTATCGCCATTATCGTGGCAAGCGCCCTTTATATGCTGGTCTTTGAACGTGACCGGCTGTTGTCGTTCGCCGCGTCTGACACCGAAGAGGTGGCGCCGCAAGAGACGGTCGAAGCCGAAGCGGAGCCCGCCGCGGAAGACGCGGCATCCGATATTCGTGTGGTATCGGTGGTCGCGTTGAAATCCCAGGCAACCCAAATCGACAGCGCGGTTCTGGTCCGCGGCCGGACCGAAGCCGCACGACAAATTGAAGTCCGCGCAGAGACATCCGGCCTCGTTGAATCTGAGCCGCTGCGCAAAGGCTCCTATGTGGAAGCGGGGCAATTGATGTGCGAAATCGATCCCGGCACCCGCCTAACCGCACTTGCGGAAGCCGAAGCCCGCGTTCCCGAAGCCCAATCGCGCATCCCCGAGGCGCAGGCACGTGTCCCCGAAGCCGAAGGCCGCCTTGCAGAAGCGCGCGCCCGGCTTGAAGAGGCGCTGATCAACGACAATGCCGCGCAAAAGCTTAGCGAAGACGGCTTCGCCTCAGAGACGCGGGTCGCAGGCACCCGCGCCACCGTTTCCGCCGCACGTGCCAGCGTGCAGGCCGCGGTTGCCGGGCTTGAAGCCGCCAAGGCGGGCATCGAATCCGCCCGCGCCGGTGTGCGCTCTGCTGAGGCCTCGGTCGCCTCCGCCCGCAAGGAAATCGACCGGCTCGACGTCAAGGCCCCCTTCTCTGGCCTTTTGGAAACCGACACTGCAGAGCTTGGCGCGTTGCTCCAGCCCGGCTCGCCTTGCGCCACCATCATCCAGCTTGACCCGATCAAACTGGTCGGCTTTGTCCCCGAAAACGAAGTTGCCAAGATCACAACCGGTGCAATGGCCGGCGCGCGGCTGGTTTCGGGCCGCGAGGTTGCAGGCCGCGTGACCTTCCTGTCGCGTTCATCTGATCCGGAAACCCGCACCTTCCGCGTCGAGGTTCAGGTGCCCAACCCCGACCTGCAAATCCGCGACGGTCAGACGGCGGAAATCATTATCGCCTCAGAAGGCAAAACTGCCCACCTGATCCCCGCCTCTGCCATGACGTTGAACGACGAAGGCACGCTGGGGGTGCGGTTGGCCGTGGACGGCAAGGCCCAATTCGCGCCAGTCACGATCCTGCGCGACACGGTTGACGGCATGTGGGTCGACGGCCTGGCGGAACAGGCCGACATCATCGTGGTTGGCCAGGAATATGTGATCGACAACGTTGCGATCGATGTCACCTATAGGGAGGCGAAGGGATGA